Below is a window of Mucilaginibacter ginkgonis DNA.
ATGGCCTAATGATCTGTTTATCGAAAGTAATGCAAAATTTCATTCCTGCTGCTAGACCATTTAAACATCAGTAATAATGGTACAAACATCTGTAATCTGTATCCTATAAATGACTAATAGGGGTATGACATTTGTACAGTTAATAGAAACAAGAAAATTATGCAAAGTATGAAATTGAACAATGGCGTAAAGATGCCAATTCTTGGTTTCGGAGTTTACCAGGTAACAGACCTGGCAGAGTGCGAACGCAGTGTAGTTGATGCTATTGAAACGGGCTACAGGCTTATTGACACTGCACAGGCTTACGGTAACGAAGAGGCGGTAGGTAAGGCTGTTAAAAAAAGTGGCATACCGCGCGACGAAATATTCATTACTACCAAATTATGGATACAATCCAAGGGTTACGACGGCGCGAAAAAAGCGTTTGAAAATTCATTAAATAAATTGCAGCTAGATTATATAGACCTGTACTTGATTCATCAGCCGTTTGGCGACGTATATGGCGAATGGCGGGCAATGGAAGAGTTGTACAAAGAAGGAAAAATTAAGGCTATAGGCGTCAGCAATTTTCAGCCCGATAGGTTGATGGACCTGATTATCCATAATGATATTGTGCCTGCTGTTAACCAGGTGGAGACACATCCTTTTCACCAACAACTGGACGCACATCAATTCATGTTAGATAATAATGTGCAAATAGAATCATGGGGGCCATTTGCAGAAGGCAAGAATGATATTTTCAGTAACACCGTCTTGAAGAACATTGGCGAAAAATACAATAAAACCATAGCCCAGGTTGTGTTGCGCTGGCTTACCCAAAGAGGAATTGTCGCGATCCCGAAATCTGTGCGTAAAGAACGTATGGCCGAGAACCTTAACAGTCTTGATTTTGAGTTAACAGGGGAGGAAATGGATAAGATCAAAGCTTTGGATACAAACACCAGTAGTTTCTTTGATCACCGCGATCCCAAGATGGTTAAGTGGCTGGGTGAACGCAAACTAAATAATTAAATCATTATGGAAATAAAAAGAATAGGGTCAAGGCCATCTGCCAAAGGGCCCGCAGATTATTTTACCGGGACGGTACGCATCGATCCGTTGAATGAACCGCCGGAACCTGCTCGCGTTTCAATGGCGCTGGTAACTTTTGAACCCGGTGCGCGCACTGCCTGGCACACGCATCCTTACGGTCAAACCTTAATAGTTACGCAAGGTACGGGCTGGGTCCAAAAAGAGGGTAGTGGAAGAGAAAATATCTTTCCGGGTGATGTGATCTATTTCGAACCGAATGAAAAACATTGGCATGGTGCCACCGCCACTACGGCTATGAGCCACATTGCCGTGCAGGAAAAAGAAAATGGGTCGCCGGTTGTGTGGATGGAACAGGTTACAGACGAGCAATACAACAGCTAATAAAATTATGAAAACAAGACAATTAGGTAAAAGCGGACTCGAAGTATCAGCCCTGGGATTGGGTTGCATGGGGCTAAGTTTTGGTTACGGGCCCGCAACGGACAAAAGCGATGCTATAAAGTTACTGCATGCGGCCGTTGAGCGAGGTGTCACATTTTTTGATTCGGCAGAAGCTTATGGCCCTTATGACAACGAAGAATTACTGGGCGAAGCTTTAGCGCCTCACCGTGATAAACTGGTCATCGCTACTAAATTCGGTTTTAAAGAAGGTAAACCTGCACTAGGGGTAGACAGCCGGCCTAAAAATATAAGAGCAGTTGCAGAGGCATCTCTAAAACGTTTAAGAACAGACCGCATAGACCTTTTATACCAGCACCGTGTCGACCCTGGTGTGCCTATGGAAGATGTAGCCGGAACGGTAAAAGACCTGATAAGTGAAGGCAAGGTATTACACTTCGGGATGTCCGAAGCCGGGGTTGAAGCCATACGCAAGGCACACGCCGTACAGCCCGTTACTGCCCTGCAAAGCGAATATTCTATGTGGTGGCGCGAACCCGAGCAGGATATATTGCCTGTTCTGGAAGAATTGGGGATAGGCTTTGTGCCATTTAGCCCGTTGGGCAAGGGTTTCTTAACAGGGGCTATAAGCGCGGATACTGAATTTGACAGCACCGATTTTCGTAATTCCGTTCCGCGTTTTTCTGAAGAGAACCGTAAAGCTAACCAAGCTTTGGTAGACCAACTTGGCAACATCGCCAAAGATAAAAATGCTACTCCGGCGCAAATTGCATTGGCCTGGCTGCTGGCTCAAAAACCTTGGATAGTACCTATCCCCGGCACTACAAAGCTGCACCGCCTGGAAGAGAACTTAGGTGCGGTAGACATACAGCTTACTGATGCCGATCTTAAAGCAATAGATAATGCTTTGGCCGGTATCGAAATTGTAGGTAACCGTTATTCAGAGTCTGCCCAGAAAATGATAAATCGCTAATCATATTAAATCATGAAAAGAATAATTTTTGCACTAACCCAAATATTGATTGTAATTGCTGCGAGGGTTGACGCCCAGACCGCGCCGATATTTGTAAAAGGCGAGCTGTCGGCCACTAATAACCACACCGGTAAGATATGGCTCAACGAACTGAGCATGCCAGACAGCACCTTTAACTACAGCGTTGCACAAGCCGTTTATGACAAGTCCGCTAAATTGGATTGGCACATACACCCTGCTGGCCAGATACTGATGGTTACGGAAGGTGAAGGTTATTACCAAGAAAAAGGACAACCTGCTAAAGTCATTCATAAAGGTGATGTGGTGAAATGCCCACCCGGAGTTGCACACTGGCACGGTTCTACACCCGGCAGCACTTTTACATATGTAGCAGTAACTCCGGCCCAAAAAGGGAAAACTATCTGGCTGCAACGGGTAACTGATGATGAGTATAAGAACGCTAAGAACAAATAATTAAGTAACGACATGAGAAAAATCCTTATAGCGGCATTACTGTGCGTTTGTTGCGCACAAATGAGCTATGCACAGGCCAGCTTGCCTATATCTGGTGCAGTAGGAACTAACAAAGATGAACAAGAAATTTTGAATCTATCCAGATCTAAATGGCAATGGATGGCCGATAAAAATGTTGATGCCTTGGATAACCTTTTTGCAGAAAAATGCGTGTTTGTACATATGGGTGGTAGCTGGGGCAAAACGCAAGAGATTAACACTATAAAAGGGGGCATGATCTGGTACAAGAAAGCCGAAGTTTACGGCGCATCGGTTAATGTCTTTGGCAACACTGCAATTTTGTTAAATGATATCGATTTGCTTGCAGTAGTTGGCGTCAACGAAGTTGTCCACGCGTTTATGGTAACAGAAGTTTACGTTAAGGAAGCAGGCAAATGGAAAATGGGATCATTAACATTTTCAACTTTATTAAGGCCGGTTAAAATGGGTGGAGTGCAAGCCACCCCACCACAGCAGCACTAACCATTTGATTTATAATGGTATACTAGCTCTGGAGTGAAACTTTAGGGCTAGTTTATTTCATAAAAACTTCAGTCTCTTTATCACCCCAATCTCATTTTGAAATAAGGGTTTAAAAATCTAAAAAGTATTCTTACCTTTGCGCCCGATT
It encodes the following:
- a CDS encoding aldo/keto reductase, with translation MQSMKLNNGVKMPILGFGVYQVTDLAECERSVVDAIETGYRLIDTAQAYGNEEAVGKAVKKSGIPRDEIFITTKLWIQSKGYDGAKKAFENSLNKLQLDYIDLYLIHQPFGDVYGEWRAMEELYKEGKIKAIGVSNFQPDRLMDLIIHNDIVPAVNQVETHPFHQQLDAHQFMLDNNVQIESWGPFAEGKNDIFSNTVLKNIGEKYNKTIAQVVLRWLTQRGIVAIPKSVRKERMAENLNSLDFELTGEEMDKIKALDTNTSSFFDHRDPKMVKWLGERKLNN
- a CDS encoding (R)-mandelonitrile lyase, encoding MEIKRIGSRPSAKGPADYFTGTVRIDPLNEPPEPARVSMALVTFEPGARTAWHTHPYGQTLIVTQGTGWVQKEGSGRENIFPGDVIYFEPNEKHWHGATATTAMSHIAVQEKENGSPVVWMEQVTDEQYNS
- a CDS encoding aldo/keto reductase, encoding MKTRQLGKSGLEVSALGLGCMGLSFGYGPATDKSDAIKLLHAAVERGVTFFDSAEAYGPYDNEELLGEALAPHRDKLVIATKFGFKEGKPALGVDSRPKNIRAVAEASLKRLRTDRIDLLYQHRVDPGVPMEDVAGTVKDLISEGKVLHFGMSEAGVEAIRKAHAVQPVTALQSEYSMWWREPEQDILPVLEELGIGFVPFSPLGKGFLTGAISADTEFDSTDFRNSVPRFSEENRKANQALVDQLGNIAKDKNATPAQIALAWLLAQKPWIVPIPGTTKLHRLEENLGAVDIQLTDADLKAIDNALAGIEIVGNRYSESAQKMINR
- a CDS encoding cupin domain-containing protein, with protein sequence MKRIIFALTQILIVIAARVDAQTAPIFVKGELSATNNHTGKIWLNELSMPDSTFNYSVAQAVYDKSAKLDWHIHPAGQILMVTEGEGYYQEKGQPAKVIHKGDVVKCPPGVAHWHGSTPGSTFTYVAVTPAQKGKTIWLQRVTDDEYKNAKNK
- a CDS encoding nuclear transport factor 2 family protein; amino-acid sequence: MRKILIAALLCVCCAQMSYAQASLPISGAVGTNKDEQEILNLSRSKWQWMADKNVDALDNLFAEKCVFVHMGGSWGKTQEINTIKGGMIWYKKAEVYGASVNVFGNTAILLNDIDLLAVVGVNEVVHAFMVTEVYVKEAGKWKMGSLTFSTLLRPVKMGGVQATPPQQH